The Silene latifolia isolate original U9 population chromosome X, ASM4854445v1, whole genome shotgun sequence genome contains the following window.
gtaaaaaaaaaatacatactcCTATCAAACAGTATATCATCAAAAAATGTATTTTATGGATACGAAGTAAGTTTTCTATTAAACCATACATAaaaaatagttaattaaattgcacCCTGAATTAAGGTATTGATATTATCACGGACGCTTTTCATTTTCATATAAACTCTTTTATTGGATTTATTTGAgatcataatataaaaaataataatattgaAGTAATATATAAAAAGTTGAAGGGTAAAAAAGTAAGCAAAATATAATCAGGTACTGAAATTTCAAATGTTAgcctaggtagcatttcatttcaggtaccttttttgCTATAAAATGCTACTTGTCAAACGCGTTCAagaaaataagctacctgaaattttTGTCAAAAAAACTACTTCAATgaaaaaaggtacctgaaatgcgCTACCAAACAGAGTCTTAAATATACAAGTTAATAACGAATTAAAGTGTTCCAATTAGCTGAAAAATTACGACGGAGAAAATAATGATGAAAAAAATATTATAAGGTATATTTATGGTACTATATCGTCGAATACCCTAATCaataaatatatattacgtaaTATTTTCTTTCACTCGGTGAAATTTTAGGTACGTTTATGGTACGATGTCATCGAATCGAATGATCCGTTTATCGGGTTTAGTAGGCCGTAGCACCTAACTGGGCCGATATCCAAGCACATCAAAGCAAAAGACAAGATGTCCAAACCCATTATAGAACCACCAAAATGGACTTTCATCCTTACCAAATGGGCCAAATCCTTCTACATTAAACCAGCACTGGCCACTTCGAGATAGCATTATTTATAGTTAGATatggcaagtctgacccgactcGAGTGACTCGACCCGAATCCGAGCAAATCCGACTCAACAGAACTCGAGAATATTGCAACCCAAAACCGACCCGATGATGACCCATACCGACATGACCCGATGATTAGTGACCCGATCCGATTAAATTATGACccaacaattattaagcttaattatgatcaaaatgaaagtgattttgtgtttagattgatgtgtttgacttaataatgaaATAATTGAACCAAATAATGGTTAAAAACAAAATCAATGGTAAAAAGATTAAAGTAATGTGTTACAGTAACGGGACCCGATAGtgacccgactcaaacccgatCCGACCTGATACATCATTTGACGTGAAATGACCCAACCTGACCCAAAAAGGGTAGACTGACCGATATAACCCGAATTCGATATAACCCAGCTTGACTTGACCTGACCCAAACTCAATCCGACTAACTCAATTGCCACCTCTACATATTACATACCTCCATCTATTCTCGCGAATTGTTCGTGTATTTAATTTAGATCTTTGTCTAAATGAGTTAtttatctttctttttcacacaAAGTTTAAGACTTTGTGATGAAACaaaatatgaattttttttttttttttgttatactTTCTGATAAAGACTTACTTGCTCATGGGTGTTGAAGATGAGAGGTTTTTggtaaaggaaaaataaaaatataCATCCTTCATTTCGATCAATAGTTtatctttgattttggcacaaagattaaTAAAAGTGGAGAAGATCTTTTGCAGATATAATAATTGGATGACAAGTGAATCAAGATGAAGTGAATGACTAAGTAACTCATGAAAAACTTTTCCACATTAGAAAGGTAAACAAAAGAGTGaaacatataaaaataaaataggtaaataaataacTTTGACAGAGAGAGTACTCCAAATGAAGAGTTGACTGAGAGACTCAGTGTTGTTAGGAACATGATTCCACTATGTATCAATGAGGTGACTTGAGTTAAACATAGAATCATAAGATCctataaataaactaaaaatcATAATTACAATGTTTTAGGTAACGTTTATGTTTTCATTGGTTTTGACAGTCAATTTTTTCTAGTTTATGTTTGCGTGATTCATAATTCTTGTTTACATCGGATGTACATAAGAATAATTTACAATGGGATTATAAAGCTATCTAAACTAACCCTTTTTTTGGGTGATAGATGCATATCACCCCACGCAAGGGCGGATCTAGGGGAGGGCCCGGGTGGGCACCACCATAAAATTTAGAATATTTATCTTTAGGTATACAATATAGCCATAAAGATTTTATGGCACAATTGGTATACCATATGGAGTTGATGCCTGGGATTTAGAGTTTGACTCCTCCCAAAGGCGTGTTTTTGTTGTATAATTTTTGGTCCACAGTTTTCATTGTTAAAAATTTTTCTTAACAAGAATTGAACCTTGGACCTCCATTGTATTTTGTTAATGTCTCAACCATTGAGTCGCTAGTCTTCATTGTTCAATATGGAAATAAAATTTAATATATATCTTAAAAAAGGTTTTCTTCTAAGCTGTGAATTACGttttgtaaaaaaataaaaatttgatgTACTAActcattaatttttttattttttttattacgctataaaaaaaattataatatacaAAAGTTGCTTATAAAATGATAGACGATTTATTTAAGAAAAATTTGTGCCCCCTTGTCCCAAATTCCTGCGTCCGCCCCTGACCCCACGTTAAAGTATTTAACTTACTATAGTTATAAGCAAGACTTACTGAAAACGTAATTATTTGCGGATTAGAGTGACATGCCTCGCTATTTGTCGCAAAAAAGTTGCCTAAAAATTTGCTATGATGGGCAACATACATGTTAACATAATTGGAAAATGAGTTGGCGGCACCGGGTGACACTCAATCtcggcgccaccctctcacatgtaATAAGTGGGGACCCCTTCAATAAAAGATGCTTGTGAGAGAGTGACACCCAATCTCGACGCCACCCGGTGACGCCCTATTATTATCCAACATAATTctaccttgcatgttaaaatttgatGTGATTGTTGctcacctcatcccttaaccatgaAGTTAGAGGTTCGATCCCTGCCCATGAGAATAGAGCAAACTTTTTGGCCAGCCATTTACCTTTTCGTGAGAGCACTCGCGCAGCGATGggattatacactgttgtcgacgATGGACACCCCGATTTACCCCCAAAAATGAAAAACATAATTCTATCATCTCATAATGTCAAGATACAGCTCGCTCATGATAAAGGCACATGTGAGtatcccacattggaaaaagaggagagaattgtttatcatataaaccaaggagttactccacccattgccaattggttttgggatggaacctCCTTGGACTTATAAGCCGGACTCTCTCTCCTCCATACGGGTGCGGCCCAGACCCGATAAGGCGATAACGGAACTTATCACATAATGTCGGCCTTATAGTTCAATCAAATTTAATCCATATTATGAAAACATAAAACCACAAATACATCTAAATTTCGAAGCCTCAATCAATTATTATTAGATAAAAACGTTGGAAAATGAATCATCATAATTTAAGTAAACTATCCAACTAAAAAAATACTCCACTCCAGAACATTAAAAATGAATAAACAAGACAGTTAATATAAGAATTGAAGTTCTTGTTGAAGCAAATCTTCAGCTTGTTCCATCAATCTAGGACATGATCTAAACATTAAAACACAGAATTCCATCTGACTAATTGCACCATCACCATCATAATCACCTTCCTTAATCATATCTCTTAATTCTTTATCACTTAAATTTTGCAAACCCATATAAGCTGCATTCTTCTTCAAACTATCAAATGTTATTAACCCTTTATCTTCATCCTTAAGTAAATCAAACCCTTTACATAATTCGCCGATAAACGCTTCCCCACCTAGTTTTTCCTCCATTAATGGTAGATGATCGACGAATTCGCCATCTTCTGGGTTATTTACGGACGACATTCTACGTTAACATATAATGTGTGAATTTTTTGTAAGAAATTTGTGATATGATTAGTGAATATTGTTGAGGGGAATATATATAGGTGTGACTTTGTGAGGAAGGTAAGGGAAAAGGTGGGGACTTGCGGAGAAAGGGATGTTCGTTCAGTCATGGATGCAACTTCCCTATATTTTGCAAAGTCGGCCAATTTCAAGTAACTACCACTTAATTTCGCGGAAGCTCACTTGGGGGT
Protein-coding sequences here:
- the LOC141620440 gene encoding calcium-binding protein KRP1-like; the encoded protein is MSSVNNPEDGEFVDHLPLMEEKLGGEAFIGELCKGFDLLKDEDKGLITFDSLKKNAAYMGLQNLSDKELRDMIKEGDYDGDGAISQMEFCVLMFRSCPRLMEQAEDLLQQELQFLY